In Palaemon carinicauda isolate YSFRI2023 chromosome 38, ASM3689809v2, whole genome shotgun sequence, a single window of DNA contains:
- the Rab7 gene encoding ras-related protein Rab-7a, translating into MASRKKILLKVIILGDSGVGKTSLMNQFVNKKFSNQYKATIGADFLTKEVMVDDRLVTMQIWDTAGQERFQSLGVAFYRGADCCVLCYDVTSPNSFKSLDSWRDEFLIQASPRDPDHFPFVVLGNKIDLENRAVSTKRAQQWCHSKNEVPYFETSAKEAINVELAFQTIARNALAQESEVDIGHEFPDQIKLTNDNKTKQDACSC; encoded by the exons ATGGCTTCTCGTAAGAAGATTCTCTTGAAGGTTATTATCCTGGGTGATTCTGGTGTGGGAAAGACTTCACTAATGAATCAGTTTGTTAACAAGAAGTTCTCCAACCAATATAAAGCGACAATTGGTGCCGATTTCCTTACCAAAGAAGTTATGGTTGATGATAGACTTGTTACTATGCAG ATTTGGGACACAGCTGGTCAAGAGAGATTTCAGTCCTTAGGTGTTGCATTTTATCGTGGGGCAGACTGTTGTGTTTTATGTTATGACGTGACCTCTCCGAATTCTTTCAAAAGTTTAGACTCCTGGCGTGACGAATTTTTGATCCAGGCATCACCTCGGGATCCAGATCACTTTCCATTTGTTGTCCTCGGTAACAAGATTGATTTAGAAAACAGAGCT GTTTCAACGAAGCGAGCGCAGCAGTGGTGTCACAGTAAAAACGAG GTTCCTTATTTTGAGACTAGTGCAAAGGAGGCCATCAACGTAGAATTGGCATTCCAGACAATTGCTCGCAATGCTTTGGCTCAAGAATCGGAGGTAGATATCGGTCATGAATTCCCAGATCAGATCAAACTGACGAATGACAACAAGACAAAGCAAGATGCTTGTTCTTGTTAA